In Plasmodium gaboni strain SY75 chromosome 8, whole genome shotgun sequence, the sequence ACTAGAAACATCGAAATAGAattgttttcttttttcttgATCTGTCATATGTTTTAAATCTTTTAGAGgattttttattttcatgGTATCATATTTCCAATATATTTTCCAACATTCTGGTGGCATATATGCCCCTTTTGCAATAGTAGGTTCACATGATTCAAATAAATAGAGACGATTCATATCTTTAATGTGTCTTAAATTGTATGTATAGATAGGTGTACTTTTAGATAGGTCACAGAAACGTAAATCATAATTATCAGAgattaaaatattttctgGTGTTAAATCTAAATGTGATAGACCGGCATCATGTAATCgtattaataattttaaacattgatataatataaaacttttttcattattactgattttcatattatattttttttgtctaCGATCTATAAAATCAAGTATGTCttcattaaaaaattcaGAAACGATAACAATATTACCACCAGCATTACATTTCAATCTTTCACTTAACATATCATTAAAAACattcaaattattatacataGATTTTTGTGAAAGTCCttcattaaaatatttgttatctggttcatataatattctatataattttgGTGTAATTCCTGGATGGTACTCATTTAAAAAAGCTAAAGCAGTAGCTTCCATTACAAAATTTTCTCCATCTGTTACATATTCTCCATCAAATTCATTCATCAAATTAAATTGTTTAAcccatatatatataggaatttttttaataaataatttaacttccttttttacattattatCTTTTGGAACAACAAAAGCTCTATACATTTGTTGAACTCTATTGCTAGATTTAGAAAATCCAAGTGTTGGAATGCAAGTAAATTTCCAATCTGAATATTTAACACCattgaaataaaaattatgtgCGCTTTGTAACATTTTCATTAATGACTTTTTAGCTATCTTCCAATTAAAGATACATTTAGGTTTCATTTGTTTgtccatattattattattcatattattcatatatataattggtttattaatacaatctttattattattaataatattattattgttgatattattattgttgttgtaTGGATAATTGTAATACTCATTTCCTAATCCTTTCTTTGGAATATTTAACATTTCCATTTTTTGtacataattattattcttacTTTCATACATTCTATTTACATTATGTTCTTTACAAGAAttgtttttaaatttactccaaatattttttatcttttgTTTTGAAATTGATAACATAGGATTCCTATCATCCtttaataaatcatttCTTTGACATGCAGGTAGCATATAAGAATTTCCTTGACCATAATGAGTTTCGGGATTATCACATTTAGATATAATTGTAGTATCTCGATTCatactattattatcttcattattatttttataaatatgtatatgttcATCTGAATCCAATTTCTCATTTGATACATATTTAGATTGTTTCATATCTTTATTCTTCATTCgtttcttttctttttctgAAGCATAATACACAGGATTTTCTTTTATCTTTGAAATTAAATCATAGTCTctattatttaataaatcattatatgtattggatggattttcatatttcatatttttaataatatcttCAGGGAGATTATTTCGGAAATATTCATCTAAAGATTTATCATACgaattatcattattataattcttatcattattataattcttattattataactcttatcattattattactgTTCATATTTCCTGGAACAACATAGCTATTGTAATTATTTCTGTTACTATTATTGCTGTTTCGattactattaatattgttGCTATTTCGattactattaatattgttaCTATTTCGattactattaatattgttaCTAGTTCGATTACTgtgaatattattactagTTCGATTACTgtgaatattattactattacGATTACTgtgaatattattactattacGATTACTgtgaatattattactatttcGATTACTgtgaatattattactatttcGATTACcatgaatattattattattattcttatttatattattattcctattaatattatttttatgaacaGTACTGTTTGTTCCTTCACTATCTCTCTTAGACATTGAATCAATATAATTTGGTTCTATCCTTTCACACAAGTTACccataatatttttttcatcttttatatatccattatatggattattttgatatgttatattattttgatttcTTAACATATCATTAATTCCTTCTTGATTTAACTGGAAACCTTTTTGTgatatatacatattattgGACATATCACTTTGACCTGGTCCTCTTAATATgtcattattttcattataattattttttatgtttttatcatttataatGCATTTCTTTTCAAAAAGATCACTTGCAATGTCAACATTATATTTACTACCATCTTTATCTATATACATTTGTTGAGAAAGGCTCTTATAAAATGaatctttattattaacaaCATCTCTagaatttattatataaccATTATCAGCTATTTCATGATGGGCCTTATTATGGTCATTgtatttttcttcttccatcataatatgcatatttttattttctacagtattaaaatgaaaattgGCATATGATCTATTCTTATTGTCACAACCTGCAGTTGTATgtaataaagaattattatcCTTAACATAGACTTGTTCATAACTTTTGaaatttttattcaaaTCTTTAGacaaatatgtattatttaataaattatctTGCATAGGATTATTTGTAATAAACTTGGGCACATCCTTAACTGATGTACATTCTGTTGTTGTATTATCATTAGCATTTTCTGTTTCTTTATAAATATCTTGATTACTTAAgatattcttataatttccattcttttcattcaaattataattattat encodes:
- a CDS encoding serine/threonine protein kinase, FIKK family codes for the protein MIRASEKVEYCKSKTMTCDDDYVSLKSSKTLNIDNAEEEYEKIGNERGDVQNMNDSENVSLYKNKKYNTKKNVDKSNVDMCEGNNIKSTDRKSNNTIRNSSKYNGLEERDDKENNNNNMNSMYDRNVANTTYYENESFDNCPKESKDLSEKFMNKNMIDNNNNNNNNTIMNEDDIFMKYIEDTKNNDNSKNFINDKEFLYSMSNDKYAETNRSTTEVFDNMNCIEYSNEYKQTNNEIINNTMMKEDTNKDDIKNVYRNISMDSKDFSGINFNEMNVEENNSLVIGNNSNLESYENVGNESYIENIMYRNKKEHNEDDKDEEDHNSNNNYNLNEKNGNYKNILSNQDIYKETENANDNTTTECTSVKDVPKFITNNPMQDNLLNNTYLSKDLNKNFKSYEQVYVKDNNSLLHTTAGCDNKNRSYANFHFNTVENKNMHIMMEEEKYNDHNKAHHEIADNGYIINSRDVVNNKDSFYKSLSQQMYIDKDGSKYNVDIASDLFEKKCIINDKNIKNNYNENNDILRGPGQSDMSNNMYISQKGFQLNQEGINDMLRNQNNITYQNNPYNGYIKDEKNIMGNLCERIEPNYIDSMSKRDSEGTNSTVHKNNINRNNNINKNNNNNIHGNRNSNNIHSNRNSNNIHSNRNSNNIHSNRNSNNIHSNRTSNNIHSNRTSNNINSNRNSNNINSNRNSNNINSNRNSNNSNRNNYNSYVVPGNMNSNNNDKSYNNKNYNNDKNYNNDNSYDKSLDEYFRNNLPEDIIKNMKYENPSNTYNDLLNNRDYDLISKIKENPVYYASEKEKKRMKNKDMKQSKYVSNEKLDSDEHIHIYKNNNEDNNSMNRDTTIISKCDNPETHYGQGNSYMLPACQRNDLLKDDRNPMLSISKQKIKNIWSKFKNNSCKEHNVNRMYESKNNNYVQKMEMLNIPKKGLGNEYYNYPYNNNNNINNNNIINNNKDCINKPIIYMNNMNNNNMDKQMKPKCIFNWKIAKKSLMKMLQSAHNFYFNGVKYSDWKFTCIPTLGFSKSSNRVQQMYRAFVVPKDNNVKKEVKLFIKKIPIYIWVKQFNLMNEFDGEYVTDGENFVMEATALAFLNEYHPGITPKLYRILYEPDNKYFNEGLSQKSMYNNLNVFNDMLSERLKCNAGGNIVIVSEFFNEDILDFIDRRQKKYNMKISNNEKSFILYQCLKLLIRLHDAGLSHLDLTPENILISDNYDLRFCDLSKSTPIYTYNLRHIKDMNRLYLFESCEPTIAKGAYMPPECWKIYWKYDTMKIKNPLKDLKHMTDQEKRKQFYFDVSSADKFMLGVFFFWIWTNGNLWKCSDPLQDEDFFYFVKCDMNFDNFELTKNWPNELKDIIKQLLHAEQRKKLNLKDLSAHPWWSFKL